In Rana temporaria chromosome 3, aRanTem1.1, whole genome shotgun sequence, a single window of DNA contains:
- the YIPF2 gene encoding protein YIPF2 has product MAAPDQLQFQEFEEAAVLLSENPTATTKSANEETKPQHATLPMGDDSEGEEGETDQTELLSPQKKSAGFWTFQYYQDLFDVDTYQVLDRIRASFMPVPGKNFVRHHLRNHPDLYGPFWICATLVITVTVVGNLATFIQMYGRPDYNYSAQFHKVTVAGIAIYSYAWLVPLCLWGFLQWRKGVIPTVGTYSFMETVCVYGYSLSAYIPSTLLCVVPYEIFRWIILLLAMCLSAFVLVLAFWPHIRRDNKMVAIGMVTSMVLLHVLLPVGCKAYFFPRVEEHGPESPVGTSTTPKAPTTSQKM; this is encoded by the exons ATGGCGGCCCCCGACCAGCTCCAGTTCCAAG AGTTTGAAGAAGCTGCCGTCCTCCTGTCTGAGAACCCGACTGCCACAACCAAGAGTGCCAATGAGGAGACAAAGCCGCAGCATGCCACACTGCCCATGGGAGACGACAGCGAGGGAGAAGAGGGCGAGACCGACCAGACCGAG CTCCTCTCACCCCAGAAGAAATCCGCAGGTTTCTGGACCTTTCAGTACTATCAGGACCTGTTCGATGTAGACACATACCAG GTGCTGGACAGGATCCGAGCTTCCTTCATGCCTGTTCCTGGGAAGAATTTTGTCAGACATCATTTGCGGAATCATCCTGATCTTTATG GGCCCTTCTGGATCTGTGCCACACTTGTTATCACTGTCACAGTGGTGGGGAACCTTGCCACCTTTATCCAGATGTATGGCAGACCAGATTACAACTACAGCGCCCAGTTTCACAAAG TGACCGTTGCTGGGATCGCCATATACAGTTATGCCTGGCTGGTCCCCTTATGTCTGTGGGGATTTCTGCAGTGGAGGAAAGGAGTGATCCCAACAGTGGGGACCTACAGCTTCATGgagactgtgtgtgtctatggctaCTCGCTGTCTGCATACATTCCTTCTACT CTTCTCTGCGTAGTCCCATATGAAATATTCCGCTGGATCATTCTTCTGCTGGCCATGTGTCTTTCTGCTTTTGTCCTTGTTCTGGCTTTCTGGCCGCACATCCGCAGAGACAACAAGATGGTGGCTATAGGGATGGTAACAAGCATGGTGCTTCTACATGTGCTGCTACCTGTGGGCTGCAAG GCATACTTTTTCCCAAGAGTGGAAGAACACGGTCCAGAATCACCCGTTGGAACCTCCACCACGCCGAAAGCTCCCACTACTTCACAGAAGATGTGA
- the TIMM29 gene encoding mitochondrial import inner membrane translocase subunit Tim29, producing the protein MAGRCVGVLCRRLCSSSAAPVAAEQVKLGFWQRMKNKKFVVWTKHLLRDYGEACKDIVVGAKERPGKATLYISLLAGVGICSSKAPSEDSFQCSLLEASSCLLLLSPWTRNGSSDQHVQRLMELRNEGRLRHINFMLFSLMYEAPYDPDCDLYSSQCSHLKSRWAEFPSRVLDIGFFGNWWRLQNKMKDFDINEEEFTHLPAHMRTISHNDLHSEENERLNQSRIRTVVVMSKDQLKQIEMSEDKFNKIEMSNKLKETEISKEDRLNPTEISKEDRLNQVEMSEEDRLEQIEKSVEDLLDQIEMSEEDQ; encoded by the exons ATGGCCGGTCGTTGTGTTGGGGTGCTATGCCGGAGGTTGTGCTCCAGCAGTGCGGCCCCGGTGGCGGCAGAGCAAGTGAAGCTGGGCTTCTGGCAGCGGATGAAAAACAAGAAGTTCG TTGTCTGGACCAAACACCTCCTGCGTGATTATGGTGAAGCCTGTAAGGACATTGTTGTTGGTGCCAAGGAACGCCCGGGCAAGGCCACTCTGTACATCTCCCTTCTAGCAGGTGTTGGCATATGTTCATCCAAAGCACCCTCTGAGGACTCCTTTCAATGCTCCCTGCTAGAGGCTTcctcctgtctcctcctcctctcacccTGGACGCGAAACGGGAGTTCTGACCAACACGTACAGCGACTGATGGAGCTGAGGAACGAGGGACGTCTGCGCCATATCAACTTCATGCTCTTCTCTCTTATGTACGAAGCGCCTTATGATCCTGACTGTGACCTGTACTCCTCCCAGTGTTCCCATCTGAAGTCTCGCTGGGCAGAGTTCCCCAGCAGGGTGCTGGACATTGGCTTCTTCGGAAACTGGTGGCGTCTCCAGAATAAGATGAAAGACTTTGATATAAACGAGGAGGAGTTTACTCACCTTCCTGCACACATGAGGACCATTTCCCATAACGATCTTCACTCTGAGGAGAATGAGAGGCTCAATCAGAGCAGAATCAGAACAGTTGTCGTCATGTCAAAAGATCAGTTAAAACAAATTGAAATGTCGGAggataaatttaataaaattgaaaTGTCAAATAAGTTAAAAGAAACTGAAATCTCAAAGGAGGATCGGTTAAATCCAACCGAAATCTCAAAGGAGGATCGGTTAAATCAAGTCGAAATGTCAGAGGAGGATCGGTTAGAGCAAATCGAAAAGTCGGTGGAGGATCTTTTGGATCAAATTGAAATGTCAGAAGAGGATCAGTAA